Genomic DNA from Candidatus Wallbacteria bacterium:
CACCATAATTTCTACTAATCGGAGGTATGGGATGAATCGGAAAGCATTGCTGATCGCTGCTCTGTTCGTTTTCTGCTGCGGCATTGTGGCAGCTACTGAAGAAGTGAAGAATGACAACGGACTGCAGGGGCTGATCGACAACCTGAGTCTCACAGGTGAAGTGAAAACGAAAGTGGACACGCTGATCAAAGATTTCAATGCCAAGAAGGAAGCCCTGAAACCTGAAGAAGTCATGGCAAAACGCGATTCGATGGAAGCCGAATTCGATGCCTCACTCAAGGCAGCGTTGGCCCCTGACCAGTATGCCCAGTACACCAAACTGCTTGAGGAAAAGAAGATGGCTCGCCAGAATGAGATGGCCGGAAAAATGATGGAAAAACTGATCGAAAAGCTCACCCTCACCACAGACGAAGTGACTGCAGTCACACCGCTGGTCCAGGACATGTTCAAGCAGAGAACTGAACTGGCAGGCCAGAGGCCTGGCCGGGATGCCTCAGACGATGTCAAGAAGGCATTCATGGATAAAATGAAGGGGATTCAGCAGCAGTTCGAAGACAAGCTGAAAGCTGCGGTCACCGCCGACCAGTTCAAGCTGTTTGAGGACAGCAAAGGTGAACTGTTTGGAAGAGGCGGAGACAGGAAAGGCAGACCAGAAGGGAAATAGTTTTTAGCTGATGATTTTATGTCTGAACAAGGCTCGGGAATCCCGGGCCTTGTTCATAAGTTGGAAGATGGTGCTTTTCAAAACAGCTTGAGAATGCTTTCATGGCCCAGACCGAAAAGTGTGAACTTATAGAGGGCGAAGTTGATCAGATTGCTTGAATTTGTAACTTCAGATCCCTGGTAGGTGCTTAGATAGTCCAGATATTCGTCCAGGGAAATCTCACCTTTCTTGAAATTTTTATCTGCTTCCTTGAGCTGGATGGCGGACCTTCGCATGGCGATGTCGGATATCTCGCAGTCCATTTTTTTAGAGCGATAATCCTTCTGATAGGTCATGGCTGACAGATAATCCTGGCGGTCAAGCAGCAGCAGGCTGTTTTTAAGCTTTTCAATGGCAAGCTGTTGATTCTTGATTTCAAGCTTGAGGCTTTTTCTGTCTAAAGGAACGTCATAAGTCACGCCTACCAGCCAGCTTTTGCCGTCGAAAACACGGGAATCTCTCATCGATTCACCCTCTCCACGCTTCTGCCCGTTCAGCACCAGGTCCAGGTTGCCTCCAAGCTTGCGGGTGAGGTTTTTCAGATCAAGCTCGCCTTTTTTCAGTTCTTCACTGGCTGTAAGTCTGTCAGGATTATTTTCAAGCAGGGACTGCTTGATGCCTGCAAGTGTCGGTTCCGGAATTTTCTCTGCAATTTTGATCAGTTTTCCCACCAGAGTATCCACTTCGGCGGAACTGAGCCTGGTTGGTTTTTCGAAGAGAACTCCGAAATCAAGGTAGGATGCCTCAAGCTCGCAGGTAGCTTTCTGAAGCTCTTTCGCGGATTCATCGCGGGTCAGTTTAGTGGTAAGGTATTCGCTTTCTGAAAGTAATCTGGCCTTGTACTTACCGCTGTATTCGGTTTCCAGCTTCTGGTATCGGGCTAAACTGTTTTCCGTGATTTTCTGTTCAGCGTAGTTTAAAGAGATCGCACAGAGTTTTTCCAGCATCGACTGCAGCAGGGCATTCTCAGCCTTCAAAAGCTTTGTTTCCTGTATGCTCATCAGATTCAGATAGTCGAGGCTGTGCTGGGCTCCGGCGATGGGAACAGTCAGATTGACACCGTATGTGTTGAGATATTTACTGGTGTAACCATCAGCGGATACTGCTGAAGAGACGGCGGTGAAATCCAGTTTATTCCCGTTCAGGTAAGAATGTCCGAAAGACAGGGTGGAGTCGTAATTTTCCTTTTCGGTCCGTGTGTTTACATAGCCGTAAGAGGACAAGCTGAAATCTTCCGCTGCGGTCGCTTTCTGATAACCTCTGCTGAA
This window encodes:
- a CDS encoding TolC family protein, producing MKKTILRSFFLLLFFNTGAGALELSDLAKLALENSLDYRAEWLEYRIELNQNELERLKYKLIPKFTHNYQKGIVYEQVYSADTTADESGTEVEEARRKFSRGYQKATAAEDFSLSSYGYVNTRTEKENYDSTLSFGHSYLNGNKLDFTAVSSAVSADGYTSKYLNTYGVNLTVPIAGAQHSLDYLNLMSIQETKLLKAENALLQSMLEKLCAISLNYAEQKITENSLARYQKLETEYSGKYKARLLSESEYLTTKLTRDESAKELQKATCELEASYLDFGVLFEKPTRLSSAEVDTLVGKLIKIAEKIPEPTLAGIKQSLLENNPDRLTASEELKKGELDLKNLTRKLGGNLDLVLNGQKRGEGESMRDSRVFDGKSWLVGVTYDVPLDRKSLKLEIKNQQLAIEKLKNSLLLLDRQDYLSAMTYQKDYRSKKMDCEISDIAMRRSAIQLKEADKNFKKGEISLDEYLDYLSTYQGSEVTNSSNLINFALYKFTLFGLGHESILKLF